One window of the Nocardia huaxiensis genome contains the following:
- a CDS encoding alpha/beta fold hydrolase, with protein sequence MTDTTIETRAYWRDPALGARRELELPDGTITIFESGTGHPVVLVHGLVVNANLWRAVVPRLAGENHCVTVDLPFGSHARPMPDSDLTPPGLARLVIQALDALRLGPVTLVGNDTGGVVCQLVAIARPDLVAHLVLTSCDAYENFPPTAFGYLKLLARMPGGVAAIAAGLRIPAVRRLPLAYGWLAKHPLGRAASDSYALPATASRGIRADLRRLLRGLDNRHTLTAARSFAEVKQPVLLAWSQADRFFAPRYAERMAQDFPDARIEWIPDAYTFSPEDQPDLLSTAIANFVRESQVRGRDPR encoded by the coding sequence ATGACGGATACGACCATCGAAACGCGGGCCTACTGGCGCGATCCCGCCCTCGGTGCCCGGCGCGAGCTCGAGCTGCCCGACGGCACGATCACGATTTTCGAGAGCGGCACGGGCCATCCCGTCGTCCTCGTCCACGGACTGGTGGTGAACGCGAACCTGTGGCGCGCCGTCGTGCCCCGGTTGGCGGGCGAAAACCATTGCGTCACCGTCGATCTGCCCTTCGGCTCGCATGCGCGGCCGATGCCGGACTCCGATCTCACCCCGCCCGGCCTGGCCCGGCTGGTCATCCAGGCACTCGACGCCCTGCGGCTCGGCCCGGTCACGCTGGTGGGCAACGACACCGGCGGCGTGGTCTGCCAACTGGTGGCCATCGCCCGCCCCGATCTCGTCGCGCACCTGGTCCTCACCTCCTGCGACGCCTACGAGAACTTCCCGCCCACCGCGTTCGGCTACCTGAAACTCCTGGCCCGGATGCCGGGCGGCGTCGCGGCAATTGCTGCGGGCCTGCGGATTCCGGCCGTGCGCCGCCTGCCCCTCGCCTACGGATGGCTGGCCAAACACCCCCTCGGCCGGGCGGCGAGCGACTCCTACGCCCTGCCCGCGACCGCATCCCGCGGCATTCGCGCCGACCTGCGCCGCCTGCTCCGCGGCCTGGACAACCGCCACACCCTCACCGCCGCAAGGTCTTTCGCCGAAGTGAAGCAGCCGGTCCTGCTGGCCTGGTCGCAGGCCGACCGCTTCTTCGCCCCGCGCTACGCCGAACGCATGGCCCAGGATTTCCCCGACGCCCGCATCGAATGGATCCCCGACGCCTACACCTTCTCGCCGGAAGACCAGCCCGACCTGCTCTCCACCGCGATCGCGAATTTCGTGCGCGAATCGCAGGTCCGCGGCCGAGACCCGCGATGA
- a CDS encoding alpha/beta fold hydrolase gives MPTLVLSGDRDPLLPIEAMSEFGSHATDLQVQLLDGVGHFPDAGDPERVLECAVRFLG, from the coding sequence GTGCCGACTCTTGTCCTCTCCGGCGACCGTGACCCGCTGCTGCCGATCGAGGCGATGAGCGAATTCGGTTCGCACGCCACGGATCTGCAAGTGCAATTGCTCGACGGCGTGGGGCACTTCCCGGACGCCGGGGACCCGGAACGGGTGCTCGAGTGCGCGGTTCGATTCCTCGGCTGA
- a CDS encoding flavin-containing monooxygenase, whose translation MSAATQPLDVAIIGAGFAGIGTAIRLRQKGIGNFAILERDSHVGGTWRDNTYPGAACDIPSRLYSYSFAPNPEWSQTYSGSGEILGYIESMVDEFGIRPFIRFGHNVTGVEFDEVSGLWSITLAGKRTRLRARSVVLASGPLSNAGFPQIPGIDDYEGHKIHSARWDHDYDFTGKKVAVVGTGASAVQIIPELVRKAAAVKVFQRTPGWVLPRVNRNTHGLTKKLYRQFPISQTLARDAWFWGHESVALGVVWNTPLTRVVERIALLHLRTQVEDPWLRRQLTPDFRAGCKRLLMSSDYYPALQRDNCTLVTWPIARISPHGIRTAEGIEHRFDCIVFATGFEVSKQGTPIPVTGRDGRRLSEEWQRGAYAFKSVAVAGYPNLFLTFGPNSGPGHNSALVYMEAQIEYLTEAIDLLLRKDLRMLEVRRDRQDRYNAGLQRRLTATTWNSGCRSWYLTEDGFNATMYPGFGTQYVRQLAALDPADYTLTPRDAAPVSAGDRTTARLG comes from the coding sequence ATGAGCGCCGCGACGCAGCCACTGGACGTGGCCATCATCGGGGCGGGATTCGCGGGGATCGGTACCGCGATCCGGTTGCGGCAGAAAGGGATCGGCAACTTCGCGATTCTGGAGCGGGACAGCCACGTGGGCGGCACCTGGCGGGACAATACCTATCCGGGCGCGGCCTGTGATATCCCGTCGCGGTTGTACTCCTACAGTTTCGCGCCGAACCCGGAGTGGTCCCAGACCTATTCGGGCAGCGGGGAGATCCTCGGCTACATCGAGTCCATGGTCGACGAGTTCGGGATCAGGCCGTTCATCCGCTTCGGGCACAACGTCACGGGCGTGGAGTTCGACGAGGTGAGCGGACTGTGGTCGATCACACTGGCGGGCAAGCGGACTCGGCTGCGAGCCAGATCCGTGGTGCTGGCCTCGGGGCCGCTGTCGAATGCGGGCTTCCCGCAGATTCCCGGCATCGACGACTACGAGGGGCACAAGATCCACAGTGCCCGCTGGGATCACGACTACGACTTCACCGGCAAGAAGGTGGCCGTGGTCGGCACGGGAGCCAGTGCGGTGCAGATCATTCCGGAGCTGGTGCGAAAGGCGGCTGCGGTCAAGGTCTTCCAGCGCACGCCCGGCTGGGTGCTGCCGCGGGTGAACCGGAACACCCACGGGCTCACCAAGAAGCTGTACCGGCAGTTCCCGATCAGTCAGACGCTGGCGCGCGACGCCTGGTTCTGGGGACACGAATCGGTGGCGCTGGGGGTGGTGTGGAACACCCCGCTGACCCGGGTAGTGGAGCGGATCGCCCTGCTGCACTTGCGAACCCAGGTCGAGGACCCGTGGCTGCGCCGTCAGCTCACGCCCGACTTCCGGGCCGGATGCAAGCGGCTGCTCATGAGCAGCGACTACTATCCGGCCCTGCAACGCGACAACTGCACGCTCGTCACCTGGCCCATCGCCCGCATTTCCCCGCACGGCATCCGCACCGCGGAGGGGATCGAGCACCGGTTCGACTGCATCGTGTTCGCCACCGGATTCGAGGTATCCAAGCAGGGCACGCCGATTCCCGTCACCGGGCGTGACGGCCGTCGGTTGAGCGAGGAATGGCAGCGGGGCGCATACGCTTTCAAGAGCGTGGCGGTGGCGGGCTATCCGAATCTGTTCCTGACCTTCGGCCCCAACTCCGGTCCCGGGCACAATTCGGCGCTGGTCTACATGGAGGCGCAGATCGAATACCTCACCGAGGCAATCGATCTGCTGCTGCGCAAGGATCTGCGCATGCTCGAGGTGCGCCGCGACCGGCAGGACCGCTACAACGCGGGCCTGCAGCGCCGCCTCACCGCCACCACCTGGAATTCCGGCTGCCGCAGCTGGTATCTCACCGAGGACGGGTTCAATGCCACCATGTACCCCGGCTTCGGCACCCAGTACGTGCGACAGCTGGCCGCCCTCGATCCGGCCGACTACACGCTCACGCCGCGCGACGCGGCGCCGGTGAGCGCCGGGGACCGGACCACCGCCCGGCTCGGCTAA
- a CDS encoding SDR family NAD(P)-dependent oxidoreductase, whose protein sequence is MTNEGHTSRVWFITGASSGIGRELAIQAMTAGEAVIAVARNTENLTAPAQSGELLTIEADVRDEAAVAKAVEQGVARFGHIDVVANLAGYGLFGAVEEASDTQARAIFDTNVFGVLNVLRATLPVLRNRRSGHIVQGSSYYGQTADPGVGLLAATKYALEGLSDALAAELAPLGIHVTLVQPGLTATPFLSNLDAATATHADYDQTVRAVQQAIGALPATAFSAVDRVAAGIRTAVASDNPPRRLALGTAGSDSMRTALTARLDELDAWAAVTNLVDAHAG, encoded by the coding sequence ATGACGAATGAAGGACATACCTCGCGAGTCTGGTTCATCACCGGCGCTTCCTCGGGCATCGGCCGTGAACTCGCGATCCAGGCGATGACAGCCGGCGAAGCTGTCATCGCGGTGGCCCGGAACACCGAAAACCTCACCGCCCCGGCACAATCCGGCGAGCTGCTCACCATCGAGGCGGACGTGCGCGACGAGGCCGCCGTCGCGAAAGCGGTCGAGCAGGGCGTGGCGCGCTTCGGCCATATCGACGTCGTCGCCAACCTCGCCGGATACGGGCTGTTCGGGGCGGTCGAGGAAGCCTCCGACACACAGGCACGAGCGATCTTCGACACCAATGTCTTCGGCGTGCTCAATGTCCTGCGCGCGACCCTGCCGGTACTGCGGAACCGGCGATCCGGGCACATCGTGCAGGGCTCGTCCTACTACGGCCAGACCGCCGACCCCGGCGTCGGACTGCTCGCCGCCACCAAATACGCCCTCGAAGGACTCTCCGACGCACTCGCCGCCGAACTCGCACCCCTCGGCATCCACGTCACGCTGGTGCAGCCGGGTCTGACCGCGACACCGTTCCTGTCGAACCTCGACGCGGCCACGGCCACGCACGCCGACTACGACCAGACGGTGCGTGCCGTGCAGCAGGCGATCGGAGCGCTGCCCGCCACGGCCTTCTCCGCTGTCGATCGCGTCGCGGCGGGCATCCGGACCGCCGTCGCCAGCGACAATCCGCCCCGCCGTCTCGCCCTCGGCACAGCGGGATCCGACAGCATGCGCACCGCGCTCACCGCACGCCTCGACGAGCTCGACGCCTGGGCCGCCGTCACCAACCTGGTCGACGCCCACGCGGGATAG
- a CDS encoding MerR family transcriptional regulator — protein sequence MLTGIGARVLRVVGERLAERVGATQVAEYRIDDLARAAGTTTRNVRAYQERGLLPAPTRRSGRAHIYDESHLARLKIIDTLLQRGFTTAHIADFITSWETGKDLTEILGLQQAVTATWGGTEEPLEVPRELVDTFLGDPERAPVDEDQLDRLVQLGLARVRDDTVEFTRPELLETFAQLHTYGIELPGLIDLYAGVVARLEDIARLMVVAAKDHIVAQHGPGWLPESDAEIAETTAMLNNWRDLGTRAVRSSLDQALDRVLQSELSDYLETAARARQGETRE from the coding sequence ATGCTCACCGGCATCGGGGCACGGGTGCTGCGCGTGGTGGGCGAGCGGCTGGCGGAAAGGGTGGGTGCGACGCAGGTGGCGGAATACCGCATCGACGATCTGGCTCGCGCCGCCGGCACCACCACCCGCAATGTGCGCGCCTATCAGGAGCGCGGGCTGCTGCCCGCCCCGACCCGGCGCAGCGGGCGCGCGCACATCTACGACGAATCGCACCTGGCCCGGCTCAAGATCATCGACACGCTGCTGCAGCGCGGCTTCACCACCGCGCACATCGCCGACTTCATCACCAGCTGGGAGACCGGCAAGGACCTCACCGAGATCCTCGGCCTGCAGCAGGCCGTCACCGCCACCTGGGGCGGAACCGAAGAGCCGCTGGAGGTTCCGCGCGAACTCGTCGACACCTTTCTCGGCGATCCCGAACGCGCACCCGTCGACGAGGATCAGCTGGATCGGCTGGTGCAGTTGGGCCTGGCGCGCGTCCGTGACGACACGGTCGAGTTCACCCGTCCCGAACTGCTGGAGACCTTCGCCCAGCTGCACACCTACGGCATTGAACTGCCCGGCCTCATCGACCTCTACGCCGGGGTGGTCGCGCGACTCGAGGACATCGCGCGGCTCATGGTGGTGGCCGCCAAGGACCACATCGTCGCCCAGCACGGCCCCGGCTGGCTGCCGGAATCCGATGCCGAGATCGCCGAAACGACCGCCATGCTCAACAATTGGCGCGACCTCGGCACCCGCGCCGTCCGCAGCAGCCTCGATCAGGCCCTGGATCGGGTGCTGCAGAGCGAGCTGAGCGACTATCTGGAGACCGCCGCGCGCGCCAGGCAGGGCGAGACGCGGGAGTGA
- a CDS encoding CGNR zinc finger domain-containing protein, producing MEVPQWGDDAAALVLSFVNTRADGAGGVEIFGAAAGFAEWAVERGLLDAAIVVTDSDAAAARELRDALVTTLLTHAGDPDIDAAQLAEAERYLRQAGVRYPLTTVVTAQDAQLFAGSSGVPGVLGSVLAAVTETAQRGDWTRIKACCNPPCHFGFIDRTRNRAARFCSPGCGSQVSMRALRQRRKQAETR from the coding sequence ATGGAGGTACCGCAGTGGGGTGATGACGCGGCCGCCCTGGTGCTGTCGTTCGTCAACACCAGGGCCGATGGCGCGGGCGGCGTCGAGATCTTCGGCGCGGCAGCGGGATTCGCGGAGTGGGCGGTCGAGCGCGGTCTGCTCGACGCGGCCATCGTGGTGACCGACTCCGACGCGGCGGCCGCGCGCGAGCTCCGCGACGCCTTGGTCACGACACTGCTGACCCACGCGGGCGACCCGGACATCGACGCTGCTCAGCTGGCCGAGGCCGAACGGTATCTACGGCAGGCCGGTGTCCGCTATCCGCTGACGACCGTCGTCACCGCGCAGGACGCACAGCTCTTCGCCGGCTCCAGCGGTGTCCCCGGAGTGCTCGGGAGCGTGCTCGCGGCGGTGACCGAAACCGCGCAGCGCGGGGACTGGACGCGCATCAAGGCCTGCTGCAATCCGCCGTGCCACTTCGGCTTCATCGATCGCACCCGTAACCGGGCGGCGCGCTTCTGCAGTCCCGGATGCGGCTCGCAGGTGTCGATGCGCGCGCTCCGGCAACGCCGCAAGCAGGCCGAGACCCGTTGA
- a CDS encoding GGDEF domain-containing protein, whose protein sequence is MPIRIDTRTTAIVTAAVREWVRAVHPGGIGALGAGPAISPEDVERIFRRVIDELLELAGSEPFPVPAARAVGRRLAESPFDRARMLAPASRALLGLTPGEPGSLIATRWPFIASQAIDAYAEALQQRALAQQERSLSEAVSVRVQEIAALQTRLRHEATHDALTDLANRSLLQERVRVMAADPARGVGLMLIDLDDFKHINDSYGHSVGDEVLVTMAQRLRAVCPAETVIARYGGDEFVLALPTRRNSLGELAMRVLAALCEPVPTAAGAVPASASVGTAFCPPGRDCDFSDLLRSADRAMYSAKTAGKRQFAVSELDAEEVDPPARHARFAAVAG, encoded by the coding sequence ATGCCCATCCGAATCGATACCCGAACCACCGCCATCGTCACGGCAGCCGTCCGGGAGTGGGTGCGGGCGGTGCACCCCGGCGGGATCGGCGCCCTCGGCGCGGGTCCGGCCATCTCACCGGAAGACGTGGAGCGGATCTTCCGCCGCGTCATCGACGAACTGCTGGAACTCGCGGGCTCCGAACCGTTTCCGGTGCCGGCGGCGCGCGCCGTCGGGCGCAGGCTCGCCGAATCGCCGTTCGATCGGGCCCGCATGCTCGCCCCGGCCAGCCGGGCGCTGCTCGGCCTCACGCCGGGTGAACCCGGGTCGCTGATCGCCACCCGGTGGCCGTTCATCGCCAGCCAGGCCATCGACGCCTACGCCGAGGCGTTGCAGCAGCGGGCGCTGGCCCAGCAGGAGCGCAGTCTGTCGGAGGCGGTGTCGGTGCGGGTGCAGGAGATCGCCGCGCTGCAGACCCGGCTGCGGCACGAGGCCACTCACGACGCGCTCACCGATCTGGCCAACCGGTCCCTGCTGCAGGAGCGGGTGCGGGTGATGGCCGCCGATCCCGCGCGCGGAGTGGGCTTGATGCTCATCGACCTCGACGACTTCAAGCACATCAACGACAGCTACGGCCATTCGGTCGGCGACGAGGTGCTGGTCACCATGGCGCAGCGGCTGCGCGCGGTGTGCCCGGCCGAGACGGTCATCGCCCGCTACGGCGGCGACGAATTCGTGCTCGCTCTGCCCACCCGCCGCAACAGCCTGGGCGAACTGGCCATGCGCGTGCTCGCGGCCCTGTGCGAACCGGTGCCGACAGCGGCGGGCGCGGTCCCGGCGTCGGCCAGTGTCGGCACCGCTTTCTGCCCACCCGGCCGCGACTGTGATTTCTCCGACCTGCTGCGCAGCGCCGACCGAGCCATGTACTCGGCCAAGACCGCCGGCAAACGCCAGTTCGCGGTGTCGGAACTCGACGCCGAGGAGGTCGATCCACCCGCGCGACACGCACGGTTCGCGGCGGTAGCGGGGTGA
- a CDS encoding DUF1542 domain-containing protein, translated as MTTVVVLLIAMVIVLAAVLAVNATRRSRNDAQLADAKADARRLIERLGGQVYNLTGTDAPSKQALADAGERFNAAGSQIEQATTLTQARLAKETAAEGLYYVRAARTAMGMDPGPAVPELDGQRTAGRVTEDRTVDFDGRQLEASPTPSARTPNYYPGGRVAGRPVPAGWYSEPWWRTALVAGAWGVGSVLLFDALFNGMSGVGYDAAAFENGYDDGFQAGLDAGNDNTGDPGSYDGGDYDGGNSYDQGAADPGFDPGLDQGWDAGGFDGGGFDSFDSGF; from the coding sequence GTGACTACGGTAGTCGTACTGCTCATCGCCATGGTGATCGTCCTGGCGGCAGTGCTCGCGGTCAACGCGACCCGGCGCTCCCGCAACGACGCCCAGCTCGCGGACGCGAAGGCCGACGCCCGCCGCCTCATCGAACGACTGGGCGGCCAGGTCTACAACCTCACCGGCACCGACGCCCCGTCCAAACAGGCCCTCGCCGATGCCGGGGAACGCTTCAACGCGGCAGGCTCCCAGATCGAACAGGCCACCACCCTCACCCAGGCCCGTCTCGCGAAGGAGACCGCCGCGGAAGGGCTCTACTACGTCCGCGCCGCCCGCACCGCCATGGGCATGGACCCCGGCCCCGCCGTCCCCGAACTCGACGGCCAGCGCACCGCCGGCCGCGTAACCGAGGACCGCACAGTCGATTTCGACGGCCGCCAACTCGAAGCCTCCCCCACCCCCTCCGCCCGCACCCCCAACTACTACCCCGGCGGCCGAGTCGCGGGCCGCCCCGTCCCCGCGGGCTGGTACTCCGAACCCTGGTGGCGCACAGCCCTCGTCGCGGGTGCCTGGGGCGTGGGCTCGGTCCTGCTCTTCGACGCCCTCTTCAACGGCATGTCCGGCGTGGGGTACGACGCCGCCGCCTTCGAGAACGGCTACGACGACGGCTTCCAAGCCGGCCTCGACGCGGGCAATGACAACACCGGCGATCCCGGAAGCTACGACGGCGGCGATTACGACGGCGGCAACAGCTACGACCAAGGCGCCGCCGACCCCGGCTTCGACCCCGGCCTCGATCAAGGCTGGGACGCAGGCGGATTCGACGGCGGCGGCTTCGACAGCTTCGACAGCGGGTTCTGA
- a CDS encoding TetR/AcrR family transcriptional regulator, which yields MAKQAERSESTRAALVTAARELFAERGYAAVGTPEIVDRAGSSRGALYHQFKDKQDLFRAVYEQIEQEILQEVGAAMAATPPADAVAALEAGLHTFLMTCVEPERVRIALIDAPAVLGWQEWRALDEKYGLGLIMAGLQAGIAAGALRGDLAIRPLALLILSALGEAALLIASSDDPETARAETEPAVLALLDGLRV from the coding sequence ATGGCCAAACAAGCCGAGCGATCCGAGTCCACCCGCGCCGCCCTGGTGACCGCCGCCCGCGAACTGTTCGCCGAACGCGGTTACGCCGCCGTCGGCACCCCCGAGATCGTCGACCGCGCAGGCAGTTCCCGCGGCGCGCTCTACCACCAGTTCAAGGACAAGCAGGATCTGTTCCGCGCCGTCTACGAGCAGATCGAGCAGGAGATCCTTCAGGAGGTCGGCGCGGCCATGGCCGCCACCCCGCCCGCCGACGCCGTCGCCGCCCTCGAGGCCGGCCTGCACACCTTCCTCATGACCTGCGTGGAACCCGAACGCGTCCGCATCGCCCTCATCGACGCCCCCGCCGTGCTCGGCTGGCAGGAGTGGCGCGCACTGGACGAGAAGTACGGCCTCGGCCTGATCATGGCCGGCCTGCAGGCGGGCATCGCCGCGGGCGCCCTGCGCGGCGACCTCGCCATCCGCCCGCTGGCCCTGCTCATCCTGTCCGCCCTGGGTGAGGCGGCACTGCTCATCGCGAGTTCGGACGATCCCGAAACAGCAAGGGCCGAAACCGAACCCGCCGTGCTCGCACTGCTCGACGGGCTGCGAGTGTAG
- a CDS encoding alpha/beta hydrolase, producing MATFPPTLAPAIPAAASVRSRVAAAASVLGLRQLNGVLPDNRAGIAAGRALIAGIMAAGGPVPGGTRVTRVRSGGVRGEWVRAAGVAQGDRAIYYIHGSGYVVCSARTHRALASRLSRATGVPVFVVDYRLAPENRFPAAADDVAAGYRWLLENGYRAQDLVFGGDSAGGHLALDLLLRNDSAGVPQPAGAFMFSPLMDLTMNLAEQQDRRSPDPMAPAWVGRRLIRHYTGAEPADSPRLRLRIPAGANLPPLFVQAATGEMLAGDARHLRDMAEAAGVGCELELWPGRIHVFQALPLLVPEAAPALRRAAAFVTGVLAETNLSLRTEAV from the coding sequence ATGGCGACCTTCCCGCCGACGCTGGCACCCGCGATTCCGGCGGCCGCATCCGTGCGGTCCCGGGTAGCGGCTGCGGCGTCGGTGCTGGGTCTGCGGCAACTCAACGGCGTACTTCCCGATAACCGAGCCGGTATCGCGGCCGGGCGGGCACTCATCGCGGGGATCATGGCGGCGGGCGGACCGGTGCCGGGCGGCACGCGGGTGACGCGGGTCCGGTCCGGCGGCGTGCGCGGCGAATGGGTCCGGGCGGCCGGGGTCGCGCAGGGTGATCGCGCCATCTACTACATCCACGGGAGCGGGTACGTGGTCTGCTCGGCGCGGACGCACCGGGCGCTGGCCTCGCGGTTGTCGCGGGCCACCGGGGTGCCGGTGTTCGTCGTGGACTACCGGCTGGCACCGGAGAACCGCTTCCCCGCGGCGGCGGACGACGTCGCGGCGGGCTACCGCTGGCTGCTGGAAAACGGTTACCGGGCACAGGATCTGGTGTTCGGCGGGGATTCGGCCGGTGGGCATCTCGCGCTGGATCTCCTGCTGCGCAACGACAGTGCGGGCGTGCCGCAACCGGCCGGGGCGTTCATGTTCTCGCCGCTCATGGATCTGACCATGAACCTGGCCGAGCAGCAGGACCGCCGCTCGCCCGATCCCATGGCTCCGGCATGGGTGGGGCGCAGGCTGATTCGGCACTACACCGGTGCCGAGCCCGCGGATTCGCCGCGACTGCGGTTGCGCATTCCGGCGGGTGCGAACCTGCCGCCGCTGTTCGTGCAGGCGGCTACCGGTGAGATGCTCGCCGGGGATGCCCGGCACCTGCGGGATATGGCCGAGGCCGCCGGAGTCGGCTGCGAACTGGAGCTGTGGCCCGGGCGGATACACGTTTTCCAGGCGTTGCCGCTGCTGGTTCCGGAGGCGGCGCCCGCACTGCGGAGGGCGGCTGCCTTCGTCACCGGCGTGCTGGCGGAGACCAACCTTTCACTGCGGACCGAGGCGGTGTGA
- a CDS encoding SDR family NAD(P)-dependent oxidoreductase: MWSIDMVRTALGGSRRSHGARAVVTGAGSGIGRAFALELAARGGEVLCADIDKERADETVRLIERTHGRAAHAFFCDVAKRDDVERLAARAEEIFGGPPTLVVNNAGVGIGGKPVGEIGFGDWEWALGINLWGVVHGCEIFAPRLRAAGRGGIVNVASAAGFAAAPGMAVYNTSKAAVLSLSETMAAELAGSGVAVTVLCPTFVKTNVVADGRITSGSSRLAEGLMRMSGFSPERVARGTLDAHDHGRLYVLPQWDARLVWQLKRTFPATYTQALGLLNRVLPQDDSAPAPENFVKTGV; the protein is encoded by the coding sequence ATGTGGTCGATCGATATGGTGCGGACGGCGCTCGGTGGGAGTCGCCGCAGTCATGGCGCACGGGCGGTCGTCACCGGCGCGGGCAGCGGCATCGGGCGGGCCTTCGCGCTCGAATTGGCCGCGCGCGGTGGGGAAGTGCTGTGCGCGGACATCGACAAGGAGCGGGCCGATGAGACGGTGCGGCTGATCGAGCGCACGCACGGCCGGGCCGCGCACGCCTTCTTCTGTGATGTCGCCAAGCGTGACGACGTGGAGCGGCTGGCGGCGCGGGCGGAGGAGATCTTCGGTGGGCCGCCGACGCTGGTGGTCAACAATGCCGGGGTCGGCATCGGCGGAAAACCGGTGGGGGAGATCGGGTTCGGGGATTGGGAGTGGGCGCTGGGCATCAACCTGTGGGGTGTGGTCCACGGGTGTGAGATCTTCGCGCCGCGCCTGCGGGCGGCCGGGCGGGGCGGCATCGTGAATGTGGCCTCGGCGGCCGGATTCGCGGCCGCGCCGGGGATGGCCGTCTACAACACGTCCAAGGCGGCGGTGCTGTCGCTGTCGGAGACCATGGCCGCCGAACTCGCGGGCAGCGGTGTCGCGGTGACCGTCCTGTGCCCGACCTTCGTGAAGACGAATGTGGTCGCCGACGGCCGGATCACCTCGGGCTCTTCGCGTTTGGCGGAGGGGCTGATGCGCATGTCCGGGTTCTCCCCGGAGCGGGTCGCCCGCGGCACGCTCGACGCGCACGACCACGGCCGGCTGTATGTGCTGCCGCAGTGGGATGCCCGCCTGGTCTGGCAGCTCAAGCGCACCTTTCCCGCCACCTACACCCAGGCGCTCGGCCTGCTCAATCGTGTCCTCCCGCAGGACGATTCAGCACCCGCGCCGGAAAACTTCGTGAAGACAGGAGTCTGA
- a CDS encoding ferritin-like domain-containing protein: protein MSFDFDAMLGKIKARQWALADIDWDAPGTELIDPALHAKLKPFMADLMWIENVGARGFAAMAKKAPTETLREIYRYFHAEEQRHANAELALMRRWGMLDGDEIPEPNINVKLVIDFLDKHSDEMSLSFLGTVIPMLEVALDGALIKFITDEIEDPVAQEVFKKINADESRHLATDYAVMELLGHASVRKLAIDLVGGWAKPSFIVGVLSYVPLLNKMRDNIVDMGVDEEKLYAAMRRFKSVGERTPIANRVPMYRIVKMHGNWVINREHPYHLFADAMVKLTARIPDRFLGAQPTWSKELTYEPVA, encoded by the coding sequence ATGTCCTTCGACTTCGACGCCATGCTCGGCAAGATCAAGGCCCGGCAGTGGGCGCTCGCCGACATCGACTGGGACGCACCGGGAACCGAGCTCATCGACCCCGCCCTGCACGCCAAGCTCAAGCCGTTCATGGCCGATCTCATGTGGATCGAGAACGTGGGCGCCCGCGGTTTCGCGGCCATGGCCAAGAAGGCCCCCACCGAGACGCTGCGCGAGATCTACCGGTACTTCCACGCCGAGGAGCAGCGGCACGCCAATGCCGAACTGGCGCTCATGCGGCGCTGGGGCATGCTCGACGGGGACGAGATCCCGGAGCCGAACATCAATGTGAAGTTGGTGATCGACTTCCTGGACAAGCACTCCGACGAGATGTCGCTGTCGTTCCTGGGCACCGTCATCCCCATGCTGGAGGTGGCCCTCGACGGCGCGCTGATCAAGTTCATCACCGACGAGATCGAGGACCCGGTCGCGCAGGAGGTCTTCAAGAAGATCAATGCCGACGAATCCCGGCATCTGGCAACCGATTACGCGGTCATGGAGCTGCTCGGCCACGCGAGTGTGCGCAAGCTGGCCATCGATCTGGTGGGCGGCTGGGCCAAGCCATCGTTCATCGTGGGCGTGCTCAGCTACGTGCCGCTGCTGAACAAGATGCGCGACAATATCGTGGACATGGGCGTCGACGAGGAGAAGCTGTACGCGGCCATGCGCCGGTTCAAATCGGTCGGGGAGCGGACGCCGATCGCGAACCGGGTGCCCATGTACCGCATCGTGAAGATGCACGGCAACTGGGTGATCAACCGCGAGCACCCGTATCACCTGTTCGCCGACGCCATGGTCAAACTGACCGCGCGGATTCCGGACCGCTTCCTGGGCGCGCAGCCCACGTGGTCGAAGGAACTCACCTACGAGCCGGTCGCATGA